The following coding sequences lie in one Allorhizobium pseudoryzae genomic window:
- a CDS encoding GNAT family N-acetyltransferase codes for MTSNEPFDAIRHDDLDAISSLWGGFEAEGFATAFQMRSWIEAVKATLGTKRGARFFVVELRERSSRKTLMLLPFCLWSQHGFATIEFVSLGVCDLAMPVMASDDAVADAADARALWQAVLDVLPRADLVNIPQIPPHYRGRRNPLALLPGIVTGAQLRYEAPVVADAAQVIDAMASTKMRQNLKRSERRLAEQGDIQFMAAETEQDLEMLLAAMFRQRQERFQELGRFDFLAQTEVRDFYRLVARQYLDGTGTARLWALLVDGEPVATCLGLVHAKTLHCLVLTMQGGPWEKCSPALVLVSRLLVWCRENGISLIDYSVGEGYHKTGFGGKPQMMFDFQSALTLKGRVVLAGLSLLGRSKAWIKTHPHLFDATRRAVQQFRRLAGRRR; via the coding sequence ATGACGTCAAACGAACCTTTCGACGCCATACGTCACGATGATCTGGATGCCATTTCCTCTCTCTGGGGCGGTTTCGAGGCCGAAGGCTTCGCAACGGCCTTTCAGATGCGTTCGTGGATCGAAGCCGTGAAGGCGACGCTGGGCACGAAGAGGGGCGCACGCTTCTTCGTCGTTGAACTGCGCGAGCGCTCATCGCGAAAAACGCTGATGTTGCTGCCCTTCTGTCTCTGGTCCCAACACGGTTTTGCAACCATTGAATTTGTCTCGCTGGGCGTGTGTGATCTGGCGATGCCGGTGATGGCAAGTGATGATGCCGTGGCAGACGCGGCTGATGCACGGGCCCTCTGGCAGGCGGTTCTTGACGTCCTGCCGCGCGCGGATCTGGTGAACATCCCGCAAATACCGCCTCACTATCGAGGTCGCAGAAACCCGTTGGCACTGCTTCCCGGCATCGTGACTGGCGCGCAGTTGCGCTACGAGGCTCCCGTTGTCGCAGATGCCGCTCAGGTGATCGATGCGATGGCAAGCACCAAGATGCGTCAGAACCTGAAAAGGTCCGAACGCCGGTTAGCCGAGCAAGGCGATATCCAGTTTATGGCAGCGGAGACCGAGCAGGATCTGGAGATGCTGCTTGCGGCGATGTTCCGCCAGAGGCAGGAGCGATTCCAGGAACTTGGGCGCTTTGACTTTCTCGCCCAGACGGAGGTGCGGGACTTCTATCGGCTTGTCGCCCGCCAATATCTCGACGGCACCGGGACGGCCCGGCTTTGGGCGCTGCTGGTGGATGGGGAGCCGGTTGCCACCTGCCTTGGCCTCGTGCATGCAAAGACATTGCATTGCCTCGTTCTGACAATGCAGGGCGGCCCTTGGGAAAAATGTTCGCCGGCCCTGGTGCTGGTCTCGCGCCTGCTTGTCTGGTGCCGGGAGAATGGCATCAGCCTCATCGATTACTCGGTCGGCGAGGGCTATCACAAGACGGGCTTTGGCGGAAAGCCGCAGATGATGTTCGATTTTCAGTCCGCGCTGACGCTGAAGGGTCGGGTTGTTCTTGCGGGGCTGTCCCTGCTTGGTCGGTCAAAGGCCTGGATCAAGACGCATCCGCACCTCTTCGACGCAACACGGCGCGCCGTCCAGCAATTCCGCCGTCTCGCAGGCCGACGACGCTGA
- a CDS encoding DUF1972 domain-containing protein, which produces MNQARPSLLILGTRGIPASHGGFETFAEKLALFLAKHGWHVGVYCQEEVAHVTEEVRSSTWQGVELLHVQVASTGPRATLEFDWKCVKHAATRPSVCLVLGYNGAIFLPYLKAKGRKIMTNMDGIEWKRAKWSLPIKAWFWLNEWIAAWSSDRLVADHPAIADHLATRRPRKSTVMIPYGGVPVRSAPTAPVEALGLQPDQYFISIARIEPDNSILTLVKAFSRKKRNARLVVLGTFVEGNAYHQEILRSAGDEVVFPGAIYDEKAVQALRFHARAYVHGHTVGGTNPSLVESLAAGNSVIAHDNKYNRWTAGDAAVFFTDEASCEAAYERLLHDDVVVRRGQAAARRRADAEFTWDKVLSTYEEELLVLGGFDRKAPNAPPKALAGE; this is translated from the coding sequence ATGAACCAGGCTCGCCCATCGCTCCTCATTCTCGGCACGAGAGGCATTCCCGCATCTCACGGCGGATTTGAAACCTTTGCCGAAAAGCTGGCGTTGTTTCTCGCCAAACATGGCTGGCATGTTGGCGTCTACTGCCAGGAAGAAGTCGCACACGTGACGGAGGAAGTGCGATCGTCCACTTGGCAAGGCGTCGAACTCCTTCACGTGCAGGTTGCTTCCACCGGCCCGCGGGCGACGCTGGAATTCGATTGGAAATGCGTCAAGCACGCAGCAACCCGCCCGTCGGTTTGCCTGGTTCTCGGCTACAACGGCGCGATCTTCCTGCCCTACCTCAAGGCGAAGGGGCGGAAGATCATGACGAATATGGACGGCATCGAGTGGAAGCGGGCGAAGTGGAGCCTGCCGATCAAGGCCTGGTTCTGGCTGAACGAATGGATCGCCGCCTGGTCCTCCGACCGTCTGGTGGCCGACCATCCCGCGATTGCCGATCATCTGGCGACCCGACGTCCGAGAAAATCAACGGTCATGATCCCCTATGGCGGCGTTCCCGTGCGCTCGGCGCCGACGGCACCCGTAGAGGCTCTCGGTCTTCAGCCCGACCAATATTTCATTTCGATTGCCCGCATCGAGCCGGACAACAGTATTCTCACGCTGGTCAAAGCGTTCTCGCGCAAGAAGCGCAACGCCAGGCTCGTGGTTCTCGGGACCTTCGTCGAGGGCAATGCCTACCATCAGGAAATTCTGCGTTCGGCGGGCGATGAGGTCGTCTTTCCGGGCGCGATTTATGACGAGAAGGCTGTTCAGGCGCTTCGTTTCCATGCCCGCGCCTATGTGCATGGGCACACGGTCGGCGGGACCAACCCATCGCTGGTGGAATCGCTTGCGGCGGGCAACAGCGTGATCGCCCACGACAACAAGTATAACCGCTGGACTGCTGGCGATGCCGCCGTCTTCTTTACGGACGAGGCAAGTTGCGAGGCGGCCTATGAGCGACTGCTGCACGATGACGTCGTCGTTCGGCGTGGCCAGGCGGCCGCGCGCCGACGAGCAGACGCTGAATTTACCTGGGACAAGGTGCTCTCGACATACGAGGAGGAACTGCTTGTTCTGGGCGGCTTCGACCGCAAGGCACCGAATGCTCCACCCAAGGCTCTGGCGGGAGAATAA
- a CDS encoding glycoside hydrolase family 5 protein: MRRRDLLLGTSATLAVGAVPRVTQAQPLSWHIQRGVNLWPWFSLTREFPAPRRDYDWPPFQTQRPVPTKQDLQRLKAVGFDFVRLPIDPGPFVAFTGERRRQLIATLSAAVSDILSAGLTLVLNVQTNEATHYWNSRVLTASRSAAEFPAYLKLIGDVAEMLAAFPSDRVALEPVNEPPQACGAPEWVAVQRALLTTARTRAPNLTLVATGSCGSMVSGLTALDPRPFEVLAPIIYTFHFYEPYLFSHQGAPWMGEPVYRALNDVPWPGDAGSLEKTLAAVRKRMRSDDRPQDIKAAAYAETEKVLKVYFDAAPARPFVDSYLQQVADWGSHYGIAPSRILMGEFGALRSDHRYVASGARDRARYIEDVRKSAESFGFPWAFWNLFDGMGIVTDDVSRRFDTPILQALGVQAP, from the coding sequence ATGCGGCGGCGCGATCTGCTCCTCGGAACGTCCGCGACACTTGCGGTTGGCGCAGTACCACGCGTGACGCAGGCACAGCCGCTGTCCTGGCATATCCAGCGCGGCGTCAACCTGTGGCCATGGTTCTCGCTGACCCGCGAGTTTCCGGCGCCGCGGCGGGATTACGACTGGCCGCCGTTCCAGACGCAAAGACCGGTCCCGACAAAGCAGGATCTCCAGAGGCTCAAGGCTGTCGGCTTCGATTTCGTTCGCCTTCCGATCGATCCCGGTCCTTTTGTGGCGTTTACCGGCGAGAGACGGAGGCAACTGATCGCTACCTTGAGTGCGGCCGTATCTGACATCCTCTCGGCGGGCCTCACGCTCGTCTTGAACGTGCAGACAAACGAAGCGACGCACTACTGGAATTCTCGCGTCCTGACCGCCAGCCGGTCCGCCGCCGAGTTTCCCGCCTATTTGAAACTGATCGGTGATGTCGCAGAAATGCTTGCCGCATTTCCATCGGACCGGGTAGCGCTTGAGCCCGTCAATGAACCGCCACAGGCCTGTGGCGCGCCGGAATGGGTGGCGGTTCAGCGGGCTCTCCTGACGACGGCGCGGACACGCGCGCCAAACCTGACGCTGGTCGCGACCGGCAGTTGCGGCAGCATGGTGTCCGGTTTGACGGCGCTCGATCCACGCCCGTTCGAAGTGCTGGCTCCGATCATCTACACCTTCCATTTCTACGAACCCTACCTGTTTTCTCATCAGGGGGCGCCGTGGATGGGCGAGCCGGTTTACCGCGCCCTGAACGACGTGCCCTGGCCGGGCGATGCCGGTTCGCTGGAGAAGACGCTGGCGGCCGTCCGCAAACGGATGCGCTCCGATGACCGCCCGCAGGACATCAAGGCCGCCGCCTATGCCGAAACGGAAAAAGTGCTGAAGGTCTATTTCGATGCGGCGCCTGCCCGTCCCTTCGTCGATTCCTACCTGCAGCAGGTCGCGGACTGGGGCAGCCATTACGGCATTGCCCCTTCCCGCATCCTGATGGGCGAGTTCGGAGCCCTCCGCAGCGATCATCGTTACGTGGCTTCCGGCGCAAGAGATCGTGCGCGATACATTGAGGATGTGCGCAAAAGTGCCGAATCCTTCGGTTTCCCCTGGGCCTTCTGGAACCTGTTCGACGGCATGGGCATCGTGACAGATGATGTCAGCCGTCGTTTCGATACGCCGATCCTGCAGGCCTTGGGGGTTCAAGCCCCCTGA
- a CDS encoding glycosyltransferase family 4 protein, producing MRIACIHQGWELYGSDRSFAESVAALRETHPDAEIEVVLPRPGPIVEILQPHATRILFEPLWILRRKSLLRLATIDAPRLPIAVLRALRRLRSFDLVYVNTSVIVDYALAARFSRDRTILHIHEIPEGLALKILGGLIRFSGSELIFNSNATRQAFGDPKTVMTHVVYNGVEGPAAPLPVTYDGTRPLRVLLLGRINRIKGQDVLLDAVAALPSSVRQRLEVRIVGSAFESDEPERDLRERIDRLGLGDHVTLLPFIPDPSQHYSWADVVTVPSKRPESLGRVAIEAMAWGRPVIASSIGGLTEVVDHGRTGWTLPPGDPSALKATLLAILDDPAVLAPFAATGRLRYEKLFSRDAVSATIGRIVTQKLARRGIAAGLGSTTERGAAE from the coding sequence ATGCGTATCGCGTGTATCCACCAGGGCTGGGAGTTGTACGGTTCCGACCGCAGCTTTGCCGAAAGTGTCGCCGCCCTGCGGGAGACCCATCCCGACGCGGAAATCGAGGTCGTTCTGCCGCGACCCGGGCCAATTGTTGAGATTCTTCAGCCACATGCGACCCGCATCCTGTTCGAGCCGCTTTGGATTTTGAGGCGCAAGTCGCTGCTGAGACTGGCAACGATCGACGCGCCGCGGCTTCCCATCGCCGTCCTGCGCGCGCTGCGGCGCCTCCGGTCCTTCGATCTCGTTTACGTCAATACGTCGGTGATTGTGGATTATGCGCTGGCTGCCCGCTTTTCCCGCGACAGGACAATCCTGCACATTCATGAGATTCCCGAGGGGCTCGCGCTGAAGATCTTAGGGGGACTGATCCGCTTCAGCGGCAGCGAACTCATCTTTAATTCGAACGCCACACGACAGGCATTCGGCGATCCGAAGACCGTTATGACGCACGTCGTCTATAACGGCGTCGAGGGACCGGCGGCACCTTTGCCGGTGACCTATGACGGCACACGTCCCTTGCGTGTCCTGCTTCTCGGTCGCATCAACCGGATCAAGGGGCAGGACGTCCTGCTGGACGCGGTCGCGGCCCTGCCGTCTTCCGTGCGTCAGAGGCTTGAGGTTCGTATCGTCGGAAGCGCCTTCGAAAGCGACGAACCGGAGCGTGATCTGCGGGAGCGGATCGACCGCTTGGGCCTCGGCGACCACGTGACGCTTTTGCCCTTCATACCCGATCCCTCGCAACATTACAGCTGGGCCGATGTGGTAACGGTTCCCTCCAAACGGCCGGAATCGCTGGGACGCGTGGCAATTGAGGCCATGGCCTGGGGCAGGCCGGTAATCGCATCCTCGATCGGCGGTTTGACCGAGGTTGTCGATCATGGCCGGACCGGCTGGACGCTTCCGCCCGGAGATCCCTCAGCATTGAAGGCGACATTGCTCGCCATCCTGGATGATCCCGCGGTCTTGGCTCCCTTCGCTGCTACGGGACGTTTGCGTTACGAAAAGCTCTTCAGCCGGGATGCCGTGTCCGCCACGATCGGCAGGATCGTCACGCAGAAACTTGCGCGGCGCGGCATCGCCGCTGGTTTGGGTTCGACGACCGAGCGGGGAGCCGCCGAATGA
- a CDS encoding VpsF family polysaccharide biosynthesis protein (VpsF, distantly related to oligosaccharide ligases, is encoded next to the probable flippase VpsE.), which produces MAVSVSSSSAFSYRERAGRFSLDGLSRFGVVLIFLALFLLSGGILWVLGYNYDGLSGSSVTKIHPATYLTLLVFGWRCVATGNPLSYLAHLNAQRPATMLLLAITVLVFLSVVLRGRPNMAGLIDTYVGCCCLVLILSDADERLMARLRVLMHVIMAANALLCLYEFATKNLLFPFRFDGQAFETDLRPSAFQGHPLINAAVTSTYVLSLMSGAKDLPQARRIAMLGLQLAALVAFGGRTAFVLTLLLGGIYGVRTTFLYLRRGKVSLLAAAIAILFAGLAPVALAILISQGFFDAMASRFVSDGGSANARIVMFELFDHFSLSQIIIGPDLEVLDSWRRIYGLEWGIENPIVRMTLYQGAFVTLLLAVGFGLFMHEVAKVSIVGVWLPMIVWILLINTAESIASKTTMMTKFCVMILCFYHPATLRRR; this is translated from the coding sequence ATGGCCGTCAGCGTCTCCTCCTCGTCGGCATTCTCTTATCGCGAACGCGCCGGACGTTTCAGCCTGGATGGCCTCAGCCGCTTCGGTGTCGTCCTGATCTTCCTGGCACTGTTTCTGCTGTCCGGCGGCATCCTGTGGGTGCTGGGATACAATTACGATGGATTGTCGGGCAGTTCCGTCACCAAAATCCATCCGGCGACCTATCTGACCCTGCTGGTGTTTGGCTGGCGGTGCGTCGCAACCGGCAATCCCTTGAGTTATCTCGCCCACCTGAACGCGCAGCGTCCGGCGACCATGCTATTGCTCGCAATCACGGTCCTGGTGTTTCTCTCCGTCGTCCTGCGCGGGCGCCCGAACATGGCGGGTCTGATCGATACCTATGTCGGCTGCTGCTGTCTGGTACTGATCCTGTCGGACGCCGATGAACGGCTGATGGCGCGTCTGCGCGTGCTGATGCATGTGATCATGGCCGCCAACGCGCTGCTGTGCCTCTACGAGTTTGCCACCAAGAACCTTCTGTTTCCCTTCCGTTTCGACGGTCAGGCGTTCGAAACGGACCTCCGGCCCTCGGCATTTCAGGGGCACCCGCTGATCAACGCCGCCGTCACCTCAACCTATGTCCTGTCATTGATGAGCGGCGCGAAGGATCTGCCGCAAGCCCGTCGCATAGCCATGTTGGGGCTGCAACTGGCTGCCCTCGTCGCCTTCGGTGGCCGGACGGCCTTTGTGCTGACGCTGCTCTTAGGCGGCATCTACGGCGTGCGCACGACCTTTCTCTATCTCCGCCGGGGCAAGGTGAGCCTGCTGGCTGCAGCGATCGCAATTCTTTTTGCGGGTCTCGCACCCGTAGCGTTGGCGATCTTGATTTCACAGGGGTTCTTCGACGCGATGGCGAGCCGCTTCGTGTCGGATGGTGGGAGTGCCAATGCGCGCATCGTGATGTTCGAGCTCTTCGATCATTTTTCGCTGAGCCAGATCATCATCGGCCCGGACCTTGAGGTGCTGGACAGCTGGCGGCGCATCTATGGTCTTGAATGGGGGATCGAAAACCCGATCGTCCGCATGACGCTCTACCAGGGGGCGTTCGTGACCCTGCTCTTGGCCGTCGGCTTTGGGCTCTTCATGCACGAAGTGGCCAAGGTGTCGATTGTCGGCGTCTGGCTTCCCATGATCGTCTGGATCCTCCTGATCAACACGGCGGAGAGCATTGCGTCCAAAACGACGATGATGACCAAGTTCTGCGTGATGATCCTGTGCTTCTATCATCCCGCGACCCTCCGGCGGCGGTGA
- a CDS encoding glucosamine inositolphosphorylceramide transferase family protein, producing MHIRVECNAGVVRRWHLTLVRRLKSMPGKSVTVALVEGLPDLPAGLEALFQLEAAIHGLAGHGQAERVPAADLLALSDAGEAPADLVLDLCGSKAPATVARWQLTYDGFTGEDGLIAAILSGSTPTARLLDGQNVIAEARLGTEYGGIALASFDEMLARSVTLITASVAGGCQTRLQALRQEEAGSSPAIPSISRLGKAAAKKVARRIVQQIYRLCYNSPHWRVGWRKLNGPDLFDLGAHPKTGWTDLPDDGRRFYADPFPFVHQGKLTLFVEDFIHKLGKGIISAVDFVDGRPAGKPIPVLEHNCHLSYPFIFEEEGQIWMVPETSGNGTIELFRATAYPGGWVKEADLVTGLTCSDATLVRHGNLWWMFATVRDGGGAFSDALHLWSAPDFRGPWTPHAANPVLIDIATARPAGRMVVRDGRLLRPVQDCRRGYGAALAIARVTKLDHEGFAQVVEAMIGPGPEWPGRRLHSLNSAGGFEFIDGSATAPKWKGLFP from the coding sequence ATGCACATAAGAGTGGAATGCAATGCAGGGGTGGTGCGCCGCTGGCACCTGACGCTTGTCCGGCGTCTCAAGTCGATGCCGGGCAAGTCCGTCACCGTTGCCCTGGTCGAAGGACTGCCGGACCTTCCCGCGGGGCTGGAAGCGCTGTTTCAGTTGGAAGCCGCGATCCACGGCCTCGCCGGGCATGGGCAGGCCGAACGGGTTCCTGCTGCCGATCTTTTGGCACTGTCGGATGCCGGGGAAGCGCCTGCGGATCTGGTTCTCGACCTGTGTGGCAGCAAGGCGCCGGCAACGGTTGCGCGCTGGCAACTCACCTATGACGGTTTTACCGGAGAAGACGGGCTGATTGCTGCCATTCTGTCTGGCTCGACCCCGACGGCGCGCCTTCTCGACGGCCAGAATGTCATTGCGGAAGCCCGGCTCGGCACCGAATATGGCGGGATCGCCCTGGCAAGTTTTGACGAGATGCTGGCGCGGTCTGTCACCCTCATCACCGCGTCGGTCGCCGGTGGCTGCCAGACGAGGTTGCAGGCGTTGCGACAGGAAGAGGCCGGGTCGTCTCCGGCCATTCCGTCGATCAGCCGTCTCGGCAAGGCAGCCGCCAAGAAGGTCGCGCGGCGGATCGTGCAGCAGATCTACCGGCTGTGTTATAATTCACCGCATTGGCGGGTGGGCTGGCGCAAGCTGAACGGTCCGGACCTCTTCGACCTCGGTGCTCACCCCAAGACCGGCTGGACGGACCTGCCGGATGACGGGCGCCGCTTTTATGCCGATCCCTTTCCCTTCGTCCATCAGGGCAAGCTCACGCTTTTTGTCGAGGATTTCATCCACAAGCTCGGCAAGGGTATTATTTCGGCCGTTGATTTCGTCGATGGCCGCCCGGCCGGCAAGCCGATTCCGGTCCTGGAACACAATTGTCACCTGTCCTATCCTTTCATCTTCGAGGAGGAGGGGCAGATCTGGATGGTGCCCGAGACCTCCGGGAATGGCACGATCGAACTGTTTCGCGCGACGGCTTATCCGGGTGGCTGGGTGAAGGAGGCGGACCTGGTGACGGGCCTGACCTGCAGCGATGCAACGCTGGTCCGCCACGGCAATCTCTGGTGGATGTTTGCGACCGTGCGCGACGGTGGCGGTGCCTTCTCCGATGCGCTGCATCTCTGGTCCGCGCCGGATTTCCGCGGCCCCTGGACGCCGCATGCCGCCAACCCTGTCCTGATCGATATCGCGACGGCGAGACCGGCTGGGCGGATGGTCGTTCGGGACGGTCGCCTCTTGCGGCCGGTGCAGGATTGCCGGCGCGGATATGGCGCAGCTCTCGCCATTGCCCGCGTGACGAAACTGGATCACGAGGGGTTTGCGCAGGTGGTGGAAGCGATGATCGGGCCCGGTCCAGAGTGGCCCGGGCGACGGCTGCATTCTCTGAATAGCGCCGGTGGTTTCGAATTCATCGACGGCTCGGCGACCGCACCCAAATGGAAAGGACTTTTTCCTTGA
- a CDS encoding polysaccharide biosynthesis protein, translated as MNPRTLFLIRRLILMVSGEALQSGFHFALNLYLLHILSAADYGIFAISMVMGGVAIAYTRSLTAVPASVWISRSRTRREADAYDITFGSGALLLSTTLALLAMALLWLWESHGPVIGGLFIGLWALRSHLRTASFARHRQWIVSCSDLTFTFIGCAVTAFIVYQGRDVLVGIFQGLAVANGLGILLLLFLPRTHIRISFRREVRRRYMRLWPQLRWTVFYVSTALLQGQTIAILVTSVAGPAAYAPIAAVMTLFAPLRIIATAFDNMMQPEMSAAMGRHDYARVWKQALLWSGILGLGCLVYGALVFLIVPYIKSETFADASIHVIGASAMVISTLLIVYSMPRIILETAGSFSTLALFSGLAALVGLVSIAILLAISTPAWALAGAALAEVTFFSLCWAAVYRRLKGGAGLSTAGQAK; from the coding sequence ATGAACCCGCGCACCCTTTTCCTGATCCGTCGCCTGATCCTGATGGTCAGCGGTGAAGCATTGCAGAGCGGATTCCATTTCGCGCTGAACCTCTATCTGCTGCACATTCTCTCCGCCGCAGATTACGGCATATTCGCCATCAGCATGGTGATGGGCGGGGTGGCGATTGCCTATACCCGTTCGTTGACTGCCGTGCCGGCCAGCGTCTGGATCTCGCGTAGTCGAACGCGCCGTGAAGCAGATGCCTATGACATCACCTTCGGCTCTGGCGCCCTTCTCCTCAGCACGACGCTTGCGCTCCTTGCGATGGCGCTCCTCTGGCTCTGGGAGTCGCATGGCCCTGTCATCGGCGGACTGTTCATCGGGCTCTGGGCGCTGCGCAGCCACCTGCGCACCGCATCCTTCGCCCGTCATCGGCAGTGGATCGTCAGTTGCAGCGATCTGACCTTTACCTTTATCGGCTGTGCCGTCACCGCTTTCATCGTTTATCAGGGGCGCGATGTCCTTGTCGGCATCTTTCAGGGATTGGCGGTAGCGAATGGCCTTGGAATTCTGCTGCTTCTCTTCTTGCCGCGCACCCATATCCGCATCAGCTTTCGCCGTGAGGTGCGTCGCCGGTATATGCGCTTGTGGCCGCAACTGCGCTGGACGGTTTTCTATGTCAGTACCGCACTTCTGCAGGGGCAGACGATTGCGATCCTGGTGACCAGTGTGGCAGGTCCTGCGGCCTATGCGCCGATCGCGGCCGTCATGACGCTGTTTGCTCCGCTGCGCATTATCGCAACGGCTTTCGACAACATGATGCAGCCGGAGATGTCGGCGGCCATGGGGCGTCATGATTATGCGCGGGTGTGGAAGCAAGCGCTGCTGTGGTCCGGCATTCTCGGTCTCGGATGTCTGGTCTACGGAGCGCTGGTGTTTCTGATTGTCCCTTACATCAAGTCGGAAACCTTTGCTGATGCGTCGATCCATGTCATCGGCGCGTCGGCCATGGTCATATCAACTCTGCTGATCGTCTATTCGATGCCACGGATCATCCTGGAGACGGCGGGTTCCTTTTCCACACTCGCCTTGTTCAGCGGTCTTGCCGCCCTTGTCGGATTGGTGTCGATCGCGATCCTGCTCGCCATCTCGACGCCGGCCTGGGCGCTGGCCGGAGCGGCTCTCGCCGAAGTGACCTTTTTCAGCCTGTGCTGGGCCGCAGTCTACCGGCGCCTCAAGGGAGGTGCTGGCCTTTCAACGGCCGGTCAGGCTAAATAG